One window of the Gordonia westfalica genome contains the following:
- a CDS encoding MFS transporter encodes MIMTATDATASPTRQFSRWWFPITGFLTLLFGSSTVNVLFNVLGTEIADDFGWNRSVITNGFSVETILTGISIVVLGVLVDRYGPRIPAIPMTMGFGAGLMLMAALPNNQAVFYLLCIVIGACAGALNPVAHATVVSAWFADRRGLALGVLMAGMGACGVLIPYLANFVFGLVGWRGTFLVIGALCTIIPTAVYLFVTRMPARFDEERAQARAAGRTAGESLWSIARRSRQFWLLSAAIFLVSTATFGLMSQVVPMTTDKGIDRSVAVAVLSVLSLSSVFARLLVGYLLDRVFAPLIGSIIFALCGVGVALLIASNGPALMFLGAVLVGLALGAEGDIAAYMISRYFPKHSYGRVLGFVYFLFAMGSATGVFILGQVYGLTGSYGAGIVPIVAMVVVAIVCLLGMGAYRYSLDHRDLTDDAAGDVMGPGVEEASPDDVSKARR; translated from the coding sequence ATGATCATGACCGCGACCGACGCCACCGCGTCACCGACACGCCAGTTCAGCCGGTGGTGGTTCCCCATCACCGGCTTCCTCACGCTGCTCTTCGGCAGCAGCACCGTGAATGTCTTGTTCAACGTGCTGGGTACGGAGATTGCCGATGATTTCGGCTGGAACCGGAGCGTCATCACGAACGGGTTCTCCGTCGAGACAATCCTCACCGGTATCAGCATCGTCGTCCTCGGTGTGTTGGTCGACCGCTACGGTCCCCGAATCCCGGCCATTCCCATGACGATGGGGTTCGGTGCCGGGTTGATGCTGATGGCAGCGCTGCCGAACAACCAGGCCGTTTTCTATCTCTTGTGCATCGTGATCGGTGCGTGCGCAGGAGCGTTGAATCCGGTCGCGCATGCGACGGTGGTGAGCGCCTGGTTCGCCGACCGTCGAGGTCTCGCGCTCGGCGTGCTCATGGCGGGTATGGGGGCCTGCGGGGTGCTGATTCCCTACCTCGCGAACTTCGTGTTCGGGTTGGTGGGGTGGCGCGGGACCTTCCTCGTCATCGGAGCCCTCTGCACGATCATCCCGACCGCTGTGTACCTCTTCGTGACGCGGATGCCGGCTCGCTTCGACGAAGAGCGGGCACAGGCGCGCGCGGCCGGTCGAACTGCCGGCGAGTCACTGTGGTCGATCGCACGTCGCTCGCGGCAGTTCTGGTTGCTCAGCGCCGCAATCTTCCTCGTGTCCACGGCGACATTCGGACTGATGTCGCAGGTCGTCCCGATGACGACAGACAAAGGCATCGACCGGTCCGTGGCTGTGGCAGTGCTCTCGGTACTGAGTCTGTCGTCGGTGTTCGCGCGGCTACTCGTCGGCTACCTCCTCGACCGTGTGTTCGCGCCGCTGATCGGGTCGATCATCTTCGCATTGTGCGGCGTCGGCGTGGCGTTGCTCATAGCGTCGAACGGGCCCGCGCTGATGTTCCTCGGGGCCGTGCTCGTCGGTCTCGCTCTGGGCGCCGAGGGTGACATCGCGGCCTACATGATCAGCAGGTACTTCCCCAAGCATTCCTATGGACGCGTGCTGGGCTTCGTGTACTTCCTGTTCGCGATGGGGTCCGCCACCGGCGTGTTCATCCTCGGTCAGGTGTACGGACTCACAGGATCGTACGGTGCCGGGATCGTGCCCATCGTGGCGATGGTGGTCGTCGCCATCGTGTGCCTGCTCGGAATGGGTGCGTACCGGTACTCCCTGGACCACCGTGACCTGACCGATGACGCAGCGGGCGATGTCATGGGCCCGGGGGTGGAGGAAGCATCGCCCGACGACGTCTCGAAGGCTCGACGATGA